Proteins encoded by one window of Vampirovibrionales bacterium:
- a CDS encoding NAD(P)-dependent glycerol-3-phosphate dehydrogenase, producing the protein MSTIAYLGAGSWGLTLAWLGVQCPERRVRLWDRDPVKIARFCENRTIQFPIEVTLPPEVSLTSSLEEAAAGADVIVFAVTSAGTREVAQALARTGVVSEQTILVNASKGIEYPSLTRLSAVMQEIFPKNPLAALSGPTLAPEILKGLPTAGVIASDSSAVAERLQALLATDRFRLYTNTDVVGVELGGALKNIFAIVSGYMDARHLGDNARATLITRGLAEITRFSLALGADVQTLYGLSGLGDLLATCYSPLSRNYQVGYRLAQGQTLEHILAQMKVVAEGVQTTQAVSLLSDNLGIEMPVVKQVEQALSGALSEREMIHTLMSRRPKAEHTRC; encoded by the coding sequence TTGAGCACCATTGCGTATCTGGGCGCAGGAAGCTGGGGACTGACGCTGGCATGGCTTGGCGTGCAATGCCCCGAACGGCGCGTACGGCTCTGGGATCGCGATCCGGTCAAAATCGCGCGCTTTTGTGAGAATCGCACGATTCAATTTCCTATTGAAGTCACCCTGCCCCCGGAAGTCTCGCTGACGTCATCGCTGGAAGAAGCCGCCGCAGGGGCTGACGTGATTGTGTTTGCCGTCACCAGCGCTGGCACGCGCGAGGTCGCTCAAGCCTTGGCGCGAACCGGCGTGGTCTCTGAGCAAACCATTCTGGTCAATGCTTCTAAAGGCATCGAATACCCCAGCTTGACCCGCTTAAGCGCCGTCATGCAGGAAATTTTTCCCAAGAACCCGTTGGCAGCGCTTTCCGGTCCGACGCTCGCCCCGGAAATACTCAAGGGCCTGCCGACCGCTGGCGTCATCGCATCGGATTCCTCCGCTGTCGCCGAGCGGCTGCAAGCCCTGTTGGCAACGGATCGCTTTCGCCTCTACACTAATACCGATGTCGTTGGCGTTGAGCTAGGCGGGGCACTGAAAAACATCTTCGCCATCGTCAGCGGCTATATGGACGCGCGGCATTTGGGCGACAATGCGCGCGCGACGCTTATCACGCGAGGGCTTGCGGAAATTACGCGATTCAGCCTGGCGCTGGGAGCAGACGTGCAGACGTTATACGGGCTCAGCGGGCTGGGCGATCTACTCGCCACCTGCTACAGCCCCTTAAGTCGAAACTATCAGGTCGGCTACCGACTGGCGCAGGGTCAGACGCTGGAGCATATTCTGGCACAGATGAAGGTCGTGGCCGAAGGCGTTCAGACCACGCAAGCCGTGAGCCTCCTGTCCGACAATCTGGGCATTGAGATGCCTGTGGTCAAGCAGGTCGAGCAGGCGCTCAGCGGCGCGTTATCCGAGCGCGAGATGATCCATACGCTGATGAGCCGCCGCCCCAAGGCGGAACACACCCGCTGTTAA
- the plsY gene encoding glycerol-3-phosphate 1-O-acyltransferase PlsY, producing MPAVAPASSSLISAAWLLPALAVGLAYVIGSFPTGYLIVKWRTGEDIRRHGSGGTGATNVRRLAGSSWARVALVIDLLKGLLPTLAAQALFPTQYWLHALVAFAVIVGHSRSLFLNFTGGKSAASGLGTLAALDWRAALIAAALAYGVTRLTRTVSIGSLAAAVAAPLMMIAFGAPQPYSLYALASSLYVGWKHRQNIRRLLQGTENKLD from the coding sequence ATGCCTGCCGTTGCGCCCGCCTCCTCGTCGCTTATTTCCGCCGCCTGGCTGCTCCCCGCGCTGGCGGTTGGCTTGGCCTACGTCATCGGCTCGTTTCCGACAGGTTATTTAATCGTCAAATGGCGCACTGGCGAAGATATCCGCCGTCATGGCAGCGGCGGCACCGGCGCGACCAACGTCCGTCGGCTGGCCGGATCGAGCTGGGCGCGCGTGGCGCTGGTGATCGACCTTCTGAAAGGTCTGTTGCCGACGCTGGCGGCGCAGGCCCTGTTTCCGACTCAATACTGGCTGCATGCGCTCGTCGCCTTCGCCGTGATCGTGGGGCATAGCCGCTCTCTTTTTCTCAATTTTACCGGCGGTAAGTCCGCCGCCAGCGGCCTGGGCACCTTGGCGGCGCTCGATTGGCGCGCCGCGCTGATTGCCGCCGCGCTGGCCTACGGCGTGACCCGCCTGACGCGAACCGTCTCGATCGGCTCGCTCGCCGCCGCCGTCGCCGCCCCGCTGATGATGATTGCCTTTGGCGCGCCGCAGCCCTATAGTTTATATGCGCTGGCTTCTAGCCTGTATGTCGGCTGGAAGCACCGGCAAAACATCCGCCGATTGCTGCAAGGAACGGAGAACAAGCTGGATTGA
- the der gene encoding ribosome biogenesis GTPase Der, with product MTASDRIKPLVAIVGRPNVGKSTLINRLVGARKAIVDDQPGVTRDRAYFDVDWTGRDFTVIDTGGFTDARPDEPFAERINEQAAIAQAEADVIVLLLDGRSGMTPIDQAIANDLRRLKKPVIAAVNKIDAPQQAGDIAEFYALGLGDPIAVSALHGFGGVGDLLDAICAALPDASPDTEGEASDTTIRMAIVGRPNVGKSSLLNALSGQERAIVSEVSGTTRDAVEASFTRTRADGAQTRFVAVDTAGIRKKSKVPYGIEMFSVDRAIRAIREADVTALILDAETGVTDQDKRLVETSNKAGRPLVIVVNKWDCVSNKKPNSHETYRKELLSYLPHGDFALMIFVSAKTGQRIERILDAVETAYANARRRIRTHLVNQVIAEAVSLHPPPVIKNRGLNILYATQGEVDPPTFILFANDAKLMKDDYRRYLEKKLRESFDFTGSPVRLAVRTRESRR from the coding sequence ATGACCGCCTCTGACCGCATTAAACCCCTTGTCGCCATTGTCGGGCGGCCCAATGTCGGCAAATCCACCCTGATTAACCGCCTGGTCGGCGCGCGCAAAGCCATCGTCGACGACCAGCCAGGCGTCACGCGCGATCGCGCTTATTTTGACGTGGACTGGACCGGGCGCGACTTCACCGTCATCGACACCGGCGGATTCACCGACGCAAGGCCCGACGAGCCATTCGCCGAACGCATCAACGAACAGGCAGCTATTGCGCAAGCCGAAGCCGACGTCATCGTCTTGCTGCTGGACGGCCGCAGCGGGATGACGCCCATCGATCAAGCCATCGCCAACGACTTGCGTCGCCTCAAAAAACCGGTAATTGCCGCCGTCAACAAAATCGACGCCCCGCAACAAGCTGGCGACATCGCAGAGTTTTACGCGCTGGGCCTCGGCGATCCCATTGCCGTTTCGGCCTTGCACGGTTTTGGCGGCGTCGGCGACTTACTCGACGCTATTTGCGCCGCACTGCCCGACGCCTCGCCCGACACCGAGGGAGAGGCAAGCGACACGACGATTCGCATGGCCATCGTGGGCCGACCCAACGTCGGGAAATCTTCGTTGCTCAATGCCCTTAGTGGACAAGAGCGCGCGATTGTCAGCGAAGTCTCGGGCACCACGCGCGATGCAGTGGAAGCGTCGTTTACCCGTACGCGCGCCGACGGCGCCCAGACCCGCTTTGTGGCGGTGGACACCGCCGGGATCCGCAAAAAATCCAAGGTGCCTTATGGCATTGAGATGTTTTCTGTTGACCGGGCCATTCGCGCCATCCGCGAAGCCGATGTGACCGCGCTGATTCTGGATGCCGAAACCGGCGTGACGGATCAGGACAAGCGCCTGGTGGAAACCAGCAACAAGGCAGGTCGTCCGCTGGTGATTGTCGTCAATAAATGGGATTGCGTCAGCAATAAAAAGCCCAACAGCCACGAAACCTACCGCAAGGAACTGCTCTCCTACCTGCCCCACGGAGATTTCGCCCTGATGATTTTCGTCAGCGCCAAAACCGGCCAGCGCATCGAACGAATTCTGGACGCGGTGGAAACGGCTTACGCCAACGCGCGCCGCCGCATTCGCACCCACCTGGTGAATCAGGTAATCGCCGAAGCCGTCAGCCTGCATCCGCCGCCGGTGATTAAAAATCGCGGCCTTAATATCCTGTACGCCACGCAGGGAGAAGTAGACCCGCCGACGTTTATTCTGTTCGCCAATGATGCTAAACTCATGAAGGACGATTACCGGCGCTACTTGGAAAAAAAGCTACGAGAGAGTTTCGATTTTACGGGCTCGCCGGTCCGTCTGGCTGTTCGCACGCGGGAAAGCCGGCGCTAA
- a CDS encoding lmo0937 family membrane protein: MLWTIAVVLLILWLLGMVSSYTLGGLVHLLLVVAVVVVLIRVIQGRRPV; the protein is encoded by the coding sequence ATGTTGTGGACCATTGCTGTTGTACTACTGATTTTATGGCTGTTGGGGATGGTGTCGTCGTACACCCTCGGCGGCCTGGTGCACCTCTTGCTGGTGGTCGCCGTCGTCGTGGTGCTGATCCGCGTTATTCAAGGCCGCCGACCCGTCTAA